Proteins encoded by one window of Cyclobacteriaceae bacterium:
- a CDS encoding cold shock domain-containing protein has translation MQGTVKFFNETKGFGFIKPSDSSEDIFVHSSGLIDEIRENDQVEYDAERGKKGMNAVNVKVIN, from the coding sequence ATGCAAGGAACAGTAAAATTTTTCAATGAAACCAAAGGTTTTGGATTCATTAAACCCAGTGATTCAAGTGAAGACATCTTCGTTCATTCTTCAGGTCTTATTGATGAGATCCGCGAGAACGATCAGGTTGAATACGATGCCGAACGTGGTAAAAAAGGCATGAACGCAGTAAACGTAAAGGTAATAAACTAG
- a CDS encoding cold shock domain-containing protein has translation MARSQETFSKKEAEKRKLQKRKEKEQRKEERKANAKEGKSLEEMFAYVDENGNLSSTPPDPSKKKEIKEENILLGARKEEPVNPADLIRTGKVTFFNQGKGFGFIRDLKSQESVFVHVNGLQTPIAENDMVTFEVERGLKGLNAVKVKKKA, from the coding sequence ATGGCGAGATCACAGGAAACATTCAGCAAAAAAGAAGCAGAGAAAAGAAAACTTCAGAAACGCAAAGAAAAAGAACAACGCAAAGAAGAACGCAAGGCCAACGCCAAAGAAGGCAAGAGCCTGGAAGAAATGTTTGCCTATGTAGATGAAAACGGGAACCTGTCCAGCACGCCTCCCGATCCGTCAAAAAAGAAAGAAATCAAGGAAGAAAATATTTTACTGGGTGCACGAAAAGAGGAGCCTGTTAATCCTGCCGATCTGATCCGCACCGGAAAAGTAACCTTCTTCAACCAGGGAAAAGGTTTTGGTTTTATTCGCGATTTAAAAAGTCAGGAAAGTGTGTTTGTTCATGTTAATGGTTTACAAACACCAATCGCTGAAAATGATATGGTAACCTTTGAAGTGGAGCGTGGATTGAAAGGACTCAACGCGGTAAAGGTTAAGAAGAAGGCATAG
- a CDS encoding VOC family protein, with protein sequence MEQRLTLITLGVADVNRATEFYEQKFGWKKAASSNDDITFFMLNGMMLSLFNRDSLAEDAAVSPAGTGFKGFTLAWNARSEAEVDAIVSDLKSNGVTVVKEPQHVFWGGYSGYVADVDGNLWEIAFNPFLPMDEHGNVVPE encoded by the coding sequence ATGGAACAACGCCTAACATTAATCACACTTGGAGTTGCCGATGTGAATCGGGCCACCGAATTTTATGAACAAAAGTTTGGCTGGAAGAAAGCAGCATCGAGCAATGATGACATTACCTTCTTCATGCTGAACGGAATGATGCTTTCACTTTTCAACCGTGATTCGTTGGCAGAAGATGCTGCGGTAAGTCCGGCAGGAACCGGTTTCAAAGGCTTTACATTAGCGTGGAATGCCAGAAGCGAGGCGGAAGTTGATGCTATTGTGAGTGATTTGAAAAGCAATGGCGTTACTGTGGTTAAAGAGCCGCAGCACGTTTTTTGGGGCGGGTATAGTGGTTATGTGGCGGATGTGGATGGTAATCTGTGGGAAATTGCGTTTAATCCCTTCTTGCCGATGGATGAACATGGCAATGTTGTGCCTGAGTAA
- a CDS encoding endonuclease domain-containing protein, which produces MNANKKNFYAYNRNLQPFANRLRKEMTKAEACLWKYALRAGMRKGYGFRRQRPVLEFIADFMCLELKLVIEVDGITHTSEETVERDKRKEDRLREAGFHILRFDDDEILNNINWVVEAIDLKIEEIERNEALPLKKRRQRVKTTPLPPPAGDNLTDET; this is translated from the coding sequence ATGAATGCTAACAAGAAAAATTTTTACGCATATAATAGGAATCTTCAACCGTTTGCCAACCGGCTGCGTAAGGAGATGACTAAAGCAGAAGCTTGCCTTTGGAAGTATGCCCTTCGAGCCGGCATGCGCAAGGGATATGGATTTAGAAGACAACGACCGGTACTGGAGTTCATTGCTGATTTTATGTGCTTGGAATTAAAATTGGTGATTGAGGTAGATGGCATTACACACACATCGGAGGAAACGGTGGAGAGGGATAAACGAAAGGAGGATCGGCTAAGAGAAGCCGGTTTTCATATACTCAGGTTTGACGATGATGAGATACTGAATAATATCAACTGGGTGGTTGAGGCGATTGATTTGAAGATTGAAGAGATTGAACGGAATGAGGCCTTACCTCTAAAAAAGAGGAGGCAGAGGGTGAAGACCACCCCCTTACCCCCGCCAGCGGGGGATAATCTCACCGATGAAACTTGA
- a CDS encoding sulfite exporter TauE/SafE family protein — MESDMIIYCSLLFLLISFLYSSVGHAGASGYLAVMALLSFPVESMKPVSLTLNIVVSLIASYKFIRAGYFDKKLFLIFALTSIPLAFVGGYLQLDPFWFKKLAGLFLIGSAAMLLARQYLKPTDQKKSISLVLALGIGALIGFLSGLLGVGGGIFLSPILILMGLTTLRTASGIAALFILCNSLLGLAGHYTSLPNLSKEILYFIPVVIIGGYAGAHLGSGKFNTKLITTFLFVVLLSAGVKFLVVG; from the coding sequence ATGGAGTCAGATATGATTATATATTGCAGTCTTCTGTTTCTGCTGATCTCATTCCTGTATTCTTCAGTGGGACATGCGGGAGCCTCCGGATACCTGGCGGTGATGGCGCTCCTCTCCTTTCCGGTGGAATCCATGAAACCGGTTTCGCTCACGCTCAATATTGTAGTCTCCCTCATTGCATCATACAAATTCATTCGTGCCGGATACTTCGATAAAAAACTCTTTTTGATTTTTGCGCTAACCTCCATACCATTGGCTTTTGTGGGCGGATACCTGCAGCTTGATCCGTTTTGGTTTAAAAAACTGGCCGGACTTTTTCTCATCGGATCAGCCGCCATGTTGCTGGCACGACAATACCTGAAACCAACGGATCAGAAAAAATCCATTTCCCTTGTACTGGCTCTGGGTATCGGTGCACTGATTGGTTTCCTTTCGGGATTGTTAGGCGTTGGCGGTGGCATTTTTCTTTCACCCATTTTGATTTTAATGGGATTAACTACCCTGCGCACAGCCTCGGGCATTGCGGCTCTGTTTATTTTGTGCAACTCGCTGCTGGGATTGGCCGGGCATTACACCTCCCTACCCAATCTGTCAAAAGAAATTCTATACTTTATTCCCGTTGTGATCATTGGCGGCTATGCCGGAGCTCATTTGGGTTCAGGGAAATTCAACACCAAACTGATTACCACCTTTTTATTTGTGGTGTTGCTGTCGGCTGGGGTTAAATTTTTGGTTGTGGGGTAA
- a CDS encoding acetolactate decarboxylase: protein MYSFSAKYFLILFLVVSCAKTSQEESEVYVTGAMRNVMWKGELQGTIDLDSLRDKENLYGLGPIEFLVGEILILDGKSFVSRVLTDSTMSVTETFQVKAPFFVHVQVPQWESFGLPDSVTELKSLEGFIDSIMTNQKHPFAFRLTGKISKATIHVVNLPPGSTVSSPDEAHQGQVNYKVVGEEVEILAFFSRRHKGIFTHHDSNMHLHLITRDNSMMGHVDKLEFDRGAMKLWLSSQE, encoded by the coding sequence ATGTACAGTTTTTCAGCAAAGTATTTTCTGATTTTATTTCTTGTCGTCAGTTGTGCGAAAACCTCACAGGAAGAGTCAGAGGTTTACGTTACCGGTGCCATGCGCAACGTGATGTGGAAGGGCGAGTTGCAGGGCACGATTGATCTGGATTCGCTTCGGGATAAAGAAAATCTTTATGGACTTGGACCGATTGAATTTCTGGTGGGTGAAATTTTAATACTGGATGGCAAGTCGTTTGTTTCGCGCGTGTTAACAGACAGTACCATGTCGGTTACAGAAACCTTTCAGGTGAAAGCACCTTTTTTTGTTCATGTGCAAGTGCCGCAATGGGAATCATTCGGTTTACCTGATAGCGTTACTGAACTAAAGTCGTTGGAAGGATTTATTGATAGCATAATGACAAACCAAAAACATCCTTTTGCTTTTCGGTTAACCGGAAAAATCAGCAAGGCTACTATTCATGTTGTAAACCTTCCACCGGGCTCTACAGTATCTTCACCGGATGAAGCGCACCAGGGTCAGGTTAACTATAAAGTAGTTGGTGAGGAAGTTGAAATTCTTGCCTTTTTTAGCAGGCGCCACAAAGGCATCTTCACCCACCACGATTCCAACATGCACCTGCATTTAATTACACGTGATAATTCCATGATGGGCCATGTTGATAAGTTGGAATTTGATCGTGGTGCCATGAAGTTATGGCTCTCATCACAAGAATAG
- a CDS encoding M48 family metallopeptidase: MAGYVGIHTQISRNNRMSVLYLLAFPALVLGGVYAFLYFTSGSENYPTDISRVNELFLVVAPWVAGVVVIWFLIAFTLHSKMIDAATGAKTLERKENMRVYNLVENLCMTEGMTMPRIHIIEDPGLNAFASGLTEKNFTVTLTRGIIDKLTDDELEGVIAHELMHIRNRDVRLLVITIIFVGIFSFVVQILFRSVLYGRGRSSNNKKDGRLIIIALIIAAVAYFLALMFKFGLSRKREYMADAGAADMTKNPQALASALRKVSGNHEISTVKNDEVKEMFIENRPDKSSGFMTALEGLFATHPPIEKRIKILEEF; this comes from the coding sequence ATGGCCGGTTATGTTGGGATTCATACCCAGATAAGCCGGAACAACCGGATGTCTGTGTTATACCTGCTGGCCTTTCCGGCATTGGTGCTGGGAGGTGTTTATGCTTTCTTGTATTTCACTTCGGGAAGCGAAAATTATCCAACCGATATTAGCCGGGTAAACGAACTGTTTTTGGTTGTGGCTCCGTGGGTGGCAGGAGTTGTTGTCATCTGGTTTCTGATCGCCTTTACGCTTCACAGCAAGATGATTGATGCGGCCACCGGGGCTAAAACCCTGGAGCGCAAGGAAAACATGCGTGTGTATAACCTGGTAGAAAACCTGTGCATGACAGAAGGAATGACTATGCCCAGAATTCACATCATTGAAGATCCCGGATTGAATGCTTTCGCCAGTGGCTTGACTGAGAAAAATTTTACTGTGACCCTGACCCGTGGTATTATCGATAAACTCACCGATGATGAACTGGAAGGCGTGATTGCGCATGAGTTGATGCACATTCGTAACCGTGATGTGCGGTTGTTGGTGATCACTATCATTTTTGTAGGAATTTTTTCGTTTGTGGTGCAGATTCTGTTTCGTAGTGTATTGTACGGTCGCGGCCGGAGCAGTAACAACAAAAAGGATGGCAGGCTGATTATTATCGCGTTGATCATTGCCGCAGTCGCTTACTTTCTTGCCTTGATGTTTAAGTTTGGCTTATCGCGTAAGCGCGAGTACATGGCCGATGCGGGTGCAGCCGACATGACCAAGAATCCGCAGGCATTGGCTTCTGCCTTGCGGAAAGTTTCAGGTAATCATGAAATCAGCACTGTAAAAAATGATGAAGTAAAGGAGATGTTCATTGAAAACCGCCCGGATAAATCGTCCGGGTTCATGACTGCGCTGGAAGGATTATTTGCCACACATCCGCCCATTGAAAAGCGCATTAAGATTTTGGAGGAGTTCTGA
- a CDS encoding LemA family protein — protein sequence MTIGIIIAIVAVVLVFYVIGIYNNLVKLRNRRENAFADIDVQLKQRHDLIPQLVNTVKGYMKHEEGVLTKVTEARSKAMSASSIDGKIAAEQQLSSALAGLRIQLEAYPDLKANTNFMHLQSEISDVENKLAAVRRFFNSATKELNTAIQVFPNVLFAGMFGFSTAAMFDLGEERAAATKAPDINFN from the coding sequence ATGACCATCGGAATTATTATTGCCATTGTGGCTGTCGTGCTGGTTTTCTATGTAATCGGCATCTACAACAACCTGGTAAAACTCAGAAACAGAAGAGAAAACGCGTTTGCGGATATTGATGTACAACTGAAACAGCGCCACGACCTCATTCCTCAACTGGTAAACACAGTTAAGGGTTACATGAAGCATGAAGAAGGCGTACTCACCAAAGTAACGGAAGCCCGTAGCAAAGCCATGAGCGCCAGCAGTATTGACGGTAAAATTGCAGCAGAACAGCAATTGTCAAGTGCGTTGGCTGGCTTGCGCATTCAATTGGAAGCCTATCCGGATTTAAAAGCCAATACCAACTTCATGCACCTGCAAAGTGAAATATCTGATGTGGAAAATAAATTGGCTGCCGTGCGCAGGTTCTTTAATTCGGCAACCAAAGAACTGAACACCGCCATACAGGTTTTTCCCAATGTATTGTTTGCCGGTATGTTTGGTTTCAGCACCGCGGCTATGTTCGATTTAGGTGAAGAGCGCGCAGCCGCCACTAAAGCTCCTGATATTAATTTCAATTAA
- a CDS encoding N-acetyltransferase family protein: MKITFDKITMEKLHEVKAIYDWYIRNATATFHTEPITLEQLQEFIFINHPLYKSYLIYGDDRLAGYCFLTYHKKRPVYDRTAEISIYLKPEFSGKGIGKAALRYLEDVAKEVGLKNLVGVITGDNLSSIALFEKAGFVKCAHFKNVGEKFGKVLDVVAYQKEIGL, encoded by the coding sequence ATGAAAATAACGTTCGATAAAATCACAATGGAGAAACTTCATGAAGTTAAAGCCATCTACGACTGGTACATAAGAAACGCTACCGCCACATTTCACACCGAACCCATTACACTTGAGCAATTGCAAGAATTTATTTTCATCAATCATCCGCTGTACAAATCTTATCTGATCTATGGTGATGATAGACTTGCCGGCTACTGTTTCTTAACCTATCACAAAAAGCGACCAGTCTATGATCGCACTGCTGAAATCAGCATTTACCTCAAGCCGGAGTTCTCTGGCAAGGGAATCGGGAAAGCAGCATTGAGATACCTGGAAGACGTTGCAAAAGAAGTAGGCTTAAAAAACCTGGTAGGCGTAATTACCGGTGACAACCTTTCCAGTATCGCGTTATTTGAAAAAGCAGGTTTTGTAAAGTGTGCGCATTTTAAAAATGTAGGGGAGAAGTTTGGAAAGGTGCTGGATGTAGTGGCGTATCAGAAGGAGATTGGTCTTTGA
- a CDS encoding outer membrane beta-barrel protein — MKKIIFIITYFTALQLNAQVITLNTGLSASKFSWNATPLGYTPQDEVARNSSVFLGVTYYNKRHFSFSSNIGYVSKKHSGLVYFPCGANAACQGRSVTVLNYVSINTTIDLKYPTRSGIVPFIAAGPRVDILVANKSNAFSYFQTQFDVNQIQYGCTLGFGIRYEISNVQIGLRTDFLLNFNNTSELKFETMDETFIFSERTQFFGLTLGYKLK, encoded by the coding sequence ATGAAGAAAATTATATTCATCATCACTTATTTCACAGCACTTCAGCTGAATGCTCAAGTCATAACTTTAAATACAGGATTATCCGCATCCAAATTTAGTTGGAATGCAACGCCATTAGGTTATACACCACAAGATGAAGTCGCAAGAAACAGCTCAGTTTTTCTTGGCGTAACTTATTATAATAAGAGACATTTCAGTTTCTCCAGTAATATTGGATATGTGTCAAAAAAGCATAGTGGACTAGTCTATTTTCCCTGCGGAGCAAACGCTGCCTGTCAGGGTAGGTCTGTTACGGTTCTCAATTATGTGTCAATAAATACAACAATCGATTTGAAGTATCCAACCCGTTCAGGCATTGTCCCATTTATTGCAGCTGGTCCGCGAGTGGATATTTTGGTTGCAAACAAAAGCAACGCTTTTAGTTATTTCCAAACCCAGTTTGATGTAAATCAGATACAATATGGTTGCACATTGGGATTTGGTATTAGGTATGAAATATCAAATGTTCAAATTGGTTTGCGGACTGATTTTCTTTTAAACTTCAACAACACCTCTGAACTGAAATTTGAAACCATGGATGAAACTTTTATATTCTCCGAGCGTACACAGTTTTTTGGACTTACTCTTGGTTATAAACTTAAATAG
- a CDS encoding alpha/beta hydrolase produces MRYIVQVIVLFVTASFCSGQNLHSYTSDGLTLYYEQHGSGPALYILSGGPGEYPGQSYRQLADSLKNWYTCVIVHQRGSGKSRNILINENTISIARYTDDLERLRQHRGDKQIALLGVSWGGLLAMNYTAQYSKFVSHIILVCSAPPSYKLWNVLYDNQFARRSAVELDSLNRLQQIFSGKTERELDSLKRADSLNKIVLAYKEFILIHVRAMYHDRSKISRKMYEGLFYEFNFQPIPIIDKEVLETKFDITDKLKKLKTPALIVYGRQDDQGESTFYMQQECFRNSEMHVIEQCGHEIMEEQQEAFYRILLGYVKKMNSKGN; encoded by the coding sequence ATGAGGTATATCGTTCAGGTAATAGTACTTTTCGTCACCGCCTCATTTTGTTCAGGCCAAAACCTTCATAGCTATACCAGCGATGGACTTACGCTTTACTATGAGCAACACGGCAGCGGTCCAGCGTTGTATATTTTGTCGGGCGGGCCGGGCGAGTATCCGGGGCAAAGCTACCGCCAGCTGGCCGATAGCCTGAAGAATTGGTACACCTGTGTTATCGTACATCAGCGCGGCTCGGGTAAATCGCGCAACATACTTATTAATGAAAATACCATTTCCATAGCCCGGTACACCGATGATCTTGAACGCTTGCGTCAGCACCGTGGCGATAAGCAAATTGCCCTGCTGGGTGTTTCGTGGGGCGGACTGTTGGCCATGAATTATACGGCACAGTATTCCAAATTTGTTTCGCACATCATCCTGGTGTGTTCTGCGCCACCATCCTATAAACTCTGGAATGTGTTGTATGACAATCAGTTTGCAAGACGTTCCGCAGTTGAATTGGATTCACTTAACAGGCTGCAGCAAATCTTTTCTGGTAAAACTGAACGCGAGCTTGATTCATTGAAACGGGCTGACTCGTTGAACAAAATAGTATTGGCCTACAAGGAATTTATTCTCATTCACGTTCGGGCTATGTATCACGACAGGAGTAAAATCTCCCGGAAGATGTACGAGGGGTTATTTTACGAGTTTAATTTTCAGCCTATCCCTATCATCGATAAAGAAGTACTGGAAACAAAATTCGACATCACCGATAAGCTAAAGAAATTAAAAACTCCGGCCTTGATTGTCTATGGCCGCCAGGATGATCAGGGTGAGTCGACATTTTACATGCAGCAGGAATGTTTTCGAAACAGTGAAATGCATGTTATTGAACAGTGCGGCCATGAAATTATGGAAGAACAGCAGGAGGCGTTTTATCGGATACTATTGGGGTATGTGAAAAAGATGAATTCAAAAGGAAATTAA
- a CDS encoding DUF1080 domain-containing protein, producing MKNISLFIILLATLASCTTKKETATEETWIQLFNGKDLTGWTPKISGYEAGVNFNNTFRVEDGILKVSYSEYDSFRGEFGHLFYKDEFTHYRLRIEYRFAGARAPGAADWAFMNSGVMVHGQRVETMGVDQDFPVSLEAQFLGGTPERQRSTGNLCTPGMHIYLADTLNTVHCISAPTKTFMEGEWVTAEVIAYGDSLLHHVIMGDTVLTYTKPVIGGDYLPENYAIHAGTPVKGGTISLQSESAPIEFRKVELMVLKQ from the coding sequence ATGAAAAACATCTCCCTATTCATCATCCTCCTCGCAACACTTGCATCCTGTACCACCAAAAAAGAAACCGCCACCGAAGAAACGTGGATACAACTCTTCAACGGCAAAGACCTTACCGGGTGGACGCCAAAAATCTCCGGTTACGAAGCGGGCGTTAACTTCAACAACACCTTCCGGGTGGAAGATGGCATTTTAAAAGTTTCGTACAGCGAATACGATTCCTTCCGCGGGGAGTTTGGGCATTTGTTTTATAAAGATGAATTTACCCACTACCGTCTGCGCATTGAATACCGCTTTGCGGGCGCGCGTGCACCGGGCGCGGCCGACTGGGCTTTTATGAACAGTGGCGTAATGGTGCATGGCCAACGCGTGGAGACGATGGGTGTAGACCAGGATTTTCCCGTTTCGCTCGAAGCGCAGTTTTTGGGCGGTACTCCCGAGCGCCAACGGTCTACCGGTAATTTGTGCACACCCGGCATGCATATATACCTGGCCGACACGCTTAATACCGTGCATTGCATCAGCGCGCCAACCAAAACGTTTATGGAAGGCGAGTGGGTAACCGCAGAAGTAATTGCCTATGGCGACAGCCTCCTGCACCACGTAATCATGGGCGACACCGTGCTCACCTACACGAAACCAGTCATTGGTGGCGACTACCTACCCGAAAACTATGCGATACACGCAGGCACACCGGTTAAAGGCGGCACTATTTCACTGCAAAGCGAGAGTGCGCCCATTGAGTTCAGAAAGGTGGAGTTGATGGTGTTGAAGCAATAG
- a CDS encoding tetratricopeptide repeat protein, translating to MLMKIDQTKIIKILSLLLFLSSLACSDSIETRKQRFLLKGNELLMKQNFPLAVKNYNEALKLDSCYADAHNNLGTAYFRQKQFAEALQHYQTAIGCKPGFLNAIFNRANTYYELEKLDEALADIKTIRATKPDTLPVHFLEGLVYTKQRNYPAALEAFNRGLKLDSINAELWVNIGTVHYYAHAYADAKRALERAVVLNDKEANAWNTLAMVLAAEGNLPEAHAQLKKALDLKPRDAYYLNNRGYLFLLEGDFEKALEDINQSIALDPYNGWAYRNKGIYYIKNADYTSAIRLLTQAVSLDPFIEEVYYYLAQAYISSGDAVKGCEAWAESVKRKERTDASFPMCK from the coding sequence ATGCTCATGAAGATTGATCAAACGAAGATAATTAAAATTTTAAGCCTGCTGTTATTTCTCTCCTCGCTGGCCTGTTCTGATAGTATTGAAACACGCAAGCAACGCTTTCTTTTAAAGGGAAATGAGTTGTTGATGAAGCAAAACTTTCCGTTGGCTGTAAAAAATTACAATGAGGCTTTGAAGTTGGACTCCTGTTATGCTGATGCACACAACAACCTGGGCACCGCCTACTTTCGGCAGAAACAATTTGCGGAAGCCTTGCAGCATTACCAAACCGCCATCGGCTGCAAGCCCGGTTTTTTGAATGCCATTTTTAATCGCGCCAACACGTATTACGAATTGGAAAAACTAGACGAAGCCCTTGCGGATATAAAAACCATTCGCGCCACTAAACCCGATACACTGCCCGTTCATTTCCTGGAAGGATTGGTGTACACCAAACAGCGTAATTATCCGGCAGCGCTTGAAGCATTTAATCGCGGGTTGAAACTTGATTCGATCAATGCCGAACTGTGGGTGAACATCGGCACCGTGCATTACTATGCACACGCTTACGCGGATGCGAAACGTGCATTGGAGCGTGCCGTTGTGTTAAACGACAAAGAAGCCAATGCCTGGAATACTCTGGCGATGGTGCTTGCAGCAGAAGGCAACTTACCAGAAGCGCATGCACAACTTAAAAAAGCACTCGACCTGAAACCACGCGATGCCTACTACCTGAACAACCGCGGCTATTTGTTTTTGCTGGAAGGTGATTTTGAAAAAGCGTTGGAAGATATCAACCAAAGCATAGCCCTCGATCCGTATAACGGTTGGGCATATCGCAACAAAGGCATCTATTATATAAAGAATGCAGATTACACTTCGGCCATTCGCCTGCTTACACAAGCCGTTTCGTTAGATCCATTTATCGAAGAAGTGTATTACTACCTGGCACAAGCTTACATCAGCAGTGGTGATGCCGTAAAAGGCTGCGAGGCCTGGGCCGAATCGGTGAAGCGCAAAGAACGTACAGACGCATCGTTTCCTATGTGTAAATAA
- a CDS encoding DUF3592 domain-containing protein, whose protein sequence is MSIQQEIRQQVTALIRSGQRTEAKALLKEKFQVTDEQADQLILTIERENPMANVIVPQMGKQMGRAIGGSGGCLSLVLNGFMIFFILVTLMFAGVAIGMYLYENRFANEGIPIEGTVINLTENETGSLAPLVEYTYQDTLRQYQSSFYSSPPDYEVGQQVPLLLNPENPNEAIIDSFNDRYLISVIFGGVGGFFLILSIGLGVAARKVKRNFEKSPPDAFFTPVK, encoded by the coding sequence ATGAGCATACAACAGGAAATCCGGCAACAAGTTACAGCCCTCATCCGAAGCGGTCAACGTACCGAAGCAAAAGCTTTGTTAAAAGAAAAGTTTCAGGTAACGGATGAACAAGCGGACCAACTCATTTTGACCATCGAACGGGAAAACCCCATGGCCAATGTAATTGTGCCGCAAATGGGGAAGCAGATGGGGCGCGCCATTGGCGGTTCAGGGGGCTGCCTGTCGCTGGTGCTCAACGGATTCATGATATTTTTCATTCTTGTTACGCTGATGTTTGCCGGTGTGGCTATTGGCATGTACCTCTATGAAAACCGCTTTGCCAATGAGGGTATTCCAATAGAAGGCACAGTCATTAACCTGACTGAAAATGAAACCGGGTCATTGGCTCCTTTGGTGGAGTACACGTATCAGGATACACTGCGCCAATACCAAAGCAGCTTTTATTCCAGTCCGCCCGACTACGAAGTGGGCCAACAAGTACCCTTGCTGCTCAACCCTGAAAACCCCAACGAAGCCATTATCGACTCGTTTAACGACCGGTACCTGATCAGCGTAATCTTTGGCGGAGTAGGTGGTTTCTTCCTGATTTTGAGCATCGGTTTGGGTGTTGCCGCAAGAAAAGTGAAAAGAAATTTTGAGAAGTCGCCACCGGATGCGTTCTTTACGCCCGTAAAATGA
- the hisG gene encoding ATP phosphoribosyltransferase, translating into MNEVLRIAIQKSGRLQEGSLKLLKDCGLSISNGKDQLKTQASNFPVEVLFLRDDDIPQYIEDGVADAGIIGENIFAEKQKAGEIIKRLNFAKCRLALAVPRTEQYTGISWFEGKNIATSYPNIVSDFLKRNNIKAGIHEISGSVEIAPGIGLADAICDIVSTGSTLLSNGLKEVELVMKSEAVLVAGKLNASKKQILNKLVFRMEAVQQASNNKYILLNCPNEAIEPITNVIPGMKSPTILPLSKPGWSSLHSVVDENDFWEKIDQLKKLGAEGILVIPIEKMIL; encoded by the coding sequence ATGAACGAAGTATTACGAATTGCCATTCAGAAATCAGGGCGGCTGCAGGAAGGGTCGTTGAAGTTATTAAAAGACTGCGGACTCAGCATCAGCAACGGAAAGGATCAATTGAAAACACAGGCTTCCAATTTTCCGGTGGAAGTACTTTTTCTACGCGATGATGACATTCCTCAATACATTGAAGATGGTGTAGCCGATGCAGGCATTATTGGTGAAAACATTTTTGCAGAAAAGCAGAAAGCAGGAGAAATCATCAAGCGGCTCAACTTTGCCAAATGCCGATTGGCATTGGCCGTACCACGCACGGAACAATACACCGGTATAAGTTGGTTTGAGGGTAAGAACATCGCCACCTCCTACCCTAACATTGTCAGCGATTTTCTGAAACGCAACAACATCAAAGCCGGCATTCACGAAATCAGTGGCTCGGTAGAAATTGCACCGGGTATTGGTCTGGCCGATGCCATCTGCGACATTGTGAGCACCGGCAGCACCCTACTCAGTAACGGATTGAAGGAAGTGGAACTGGTCATGAAATCGGAAGCGGTACTGGTTGCAGGAAAGCTCAATGCAAGCAAAAAACAAATCCTCAACAAACTGGTCTTCCGCATGGAAGCCGTTCAGCAAGCAAGCAACAACAAATACATTCTATTGAATTGCCCGAATGAGGCTATTGAGCCCATCACGAATGTAATTCCGGGGATGAAAAGTCCGACCATACTGCCGCTAAGCAAACCCGGTTGGAGTTCGTTGCACTCGGTTGTAGATGAGAATGATTTCTGGGAAAAGATTGATCAGTTGAAGAAGCTGGGGGCAGAAGGCATTTTGGTGATACCGATTGAGAAGATGATTTTATAG